From one Paenibacillus terrae HPL-003 genomic stretch:
- the rsmG gene encoding 16S rRNA (guanine(527)-N(7))-methyltransferase RsmG, which yields MDAIQQQFKQRLAEHSIVINDSQLEQFETYYRVLVEWNEKMNLTGITERDAVYTKHFYDSLSLAFYVPLNDVESLADIGSGAGFPGIPLKICFPQIQLTIVDSLNKRIQFLAHVVEQLGLEDVELIHSRAEELGRKTGYRDSYDLVTARAVARLAVLNEFCLPFVREGGHFAAMKGSDPTEEIKEASYSLKELKGKIKHIQAFQLPVEDAARHMIIIEKRAATPRKYPRKPGTPLKTPLV from the coding sequence ATGGACGCGATACAACAGCAATTTAAGCAGCGACTGGCAGAGCATAGCATTGTGATTAATGACAGTCAGCTAGAGCAGTTCGAAACGTATTACCGTGTGCTGGTTGAGTGGAATGAAAAGATGAACCTGACAGGTATTACAGAGCGTGATGCGGTGTACACCAAGCATTTTTACGATTCTCTTTCGCTGGCTTTTTATGTTCCGTTAAATGATGTGGAAAGCTTGGCGGATATCGGATCGGGTGCAGGATTCCCCGGTATTCCTTTGAAAATATGCTTTCCGCAGATTCAGTTGACCATTGTGGATTCGTTGAACAAACGCATACAATTTCTGGCGCATGTGGTAGAACAACTGGGATTGGAAGACGTGGAGCTGATTCATAGCAGGGCAGAAGAATTGGGTCGTAAAACGGGATACAGGGACAGCTATGATCTGGTCACAGCCAGAGCCGTTGCCCGTCTTGCGGTGCTGAATGAATTTTGTTTGCCTTTTGTCCGTGAAGGAGGTCACTTTGCTGCGATGAAGGGCAGTGACCCGACGGAGGAAATCAAGGAAGCTTCCTACAGCTTGAAAGAGCTTAAGGGGAAAATCAAGCATATTCAGGCTTTTCAGTTACCTGTAGAGGATGCAGCCAGACATATGATTATTATTGAAAAGAGAGCAGCTACACCACGGAAATATCCGCGTAAGCCGGGTACGCCTTTAAAAACACCGTTAGTGTAA
- the rpsR gene encoding 30S ribosomal protein S18: protein MGFRQREGGDDNKRPARRGGRNKRRKVCFFTVNKITHIDYKDTDLLKKFISERGKILPRRVTGTSAKYQRMLTIAVKRSRQIALLPYTTE from the coding sequence ATGGGCTTCAGACAAAGAGAAGGCGGAGACGATAACAAAAGACCAGCTCGTCGTGGTGGTCGCAACAAACGTCGTAAAGTATGTTTCTTCACTGTGAACAAAATTACTCACATTGACTATAAAGATACAGACCTGCTTAAAAAATTCATCAGCGAACGTGGAAAAATTCTTCCTCGTCGCGTGACTGGAACAAGCGCGAAATATCAACGTATGTTGACAATTGCGGTTAAACGTTCCCGTCAAATCGCATTGCTTCCTTACACTACTGAATAG
- a CDS encoding helix-turn-helix domain-containing protein — protein MKVKVMLGELIKVRGISLNELSHKTGVRRAALSELANEKRENINFKHIEEIADALDITDIREIITLIDEEQSTRYK, from the coding sequence ATGAAGGTAAAAGTAATGCTTGGTGAGCTGATCAAAGTGAGGGGGATTTCTCTAAACGAATTGTCTCACAAGACTGGTGTCCGCAGAGCGGCACTATCTGAACTTGCGAACGAGAAGAGAGAAAACATAAACTTCAAACATATTGAAGAAATCGCAGATGCATTAGACATTACAGACATCCGTGAAATAATCACACTTATAGATGAAGAACAGAGCACACGTTATAAATAG
- the ssb gene encoding single-stranded DNA-binding protein — MLNRVILIGRLTKDPELRYTPSGVAVTQFTLAVDRPFTSQGGEREADFLPIVTWRQLAETCANYLRKGRLTAVEGRVQVRNYENNEGKRVYVTEIVADNVRFLESNRDGGNGGGNSGGAAREESPFGGGNSNSGRGNNNSRNNHDPFSDDGKPIDISDDDLPF, encoded by the coding sequence TTGTTGAACCGTGTCATTCTGATCGGTCGTTTGACCAAAGATCCAGAGCTGCGCTATACACCGTCTGGTGTAGCAGTAACCCAGTTCACCCTGGCTGTAGACCGTCCGTTTACGAGTCAAGGCGGCGAACGGGAAGCGGATTTCTTGCCGATCGTAACCTGGCGTCAGCTTGCTGAAACATGTGCTAACTATCTTCGCAAAGGTCGTTTAACGGCTGTTGAAGGCCGTGTTCAGGTGCGTAATTATGAGAACAATGAAGGAAAGCGTGTATACGTGACTGAAATTGTAGCTGATAATGTGCGTTTCTTGGAATCTAACCGCGATGGCGGTAACGGTGGCGGCAATAGCGGTGGAGCTGCGCGTGAGGAGTCTCCTTTCGGAGGCGGCAACAGCAATAGTGGACGTGGGAATAATAACTCGCGAAACAATCATGATCCTTTTTCCGATGACGGAAAACCGATCGATATTTCGGATGATGATCTACCATTTTAA
- a CDS encoding ParB/RepB/Spo0J family partition protein, whose protein sequence is MSKRLGKGLDALIPSLTVNDEDKVVDIPLSQLRANPYQPRKTFDEESIKELAESIRQHGVIQPIIARSVLRGYEIIAGERRFRASQYCGNSTIPVVVRNFTDQQVMEIALIENLQRENLNAMEIAVAYQGLMDQFSLTQEELSLKVGKSRSHIANFLRLLALPEEVKDHVSRGTLSMGHARAIVGLKDPDMVKQLATQCIEQQWSVRELEEAVQQLDHKPGEAKAKTKVRKKDPFIDHMEESLRERFKTTVKIKHNKDKGKIELNYYSQQDLERLLELLQ, encoded by the coding sequence ATGAGTAAACGGTTGGGAAAAGGGTTGGATGCACTCATTCCCTCCCTTACAGTCAATGATGAGGACAAGGTTGTTGACATTCCGCTTAGTCAGTTGCGTGCAAATCCGTACCAGCCTCGAAAAACGTTTGATGAGGAATCGATTAAAGAACTGGCAGAATCCATTCGTCAGCACGGTGTTATCCAACCTATTATTGCGCGTAGTGTATTAAGAGGCTATGAAATTATTGCAGGTGAAAGAAGATTTCGGGCTTCTCAATATTGTGGGAATTCGACGATACCTGTGGTTGTTCGCAATTTTACCGATCAGCAGGTAATGGAGATTGCCCTGATTGAGAATTTGCAGCGTGAAAATCTGAACGCAATGGAAATAGCAGTAGCTTATCAGGGATTAATGGATCAGTTCTCGTTAACTCAAGAGGAATTATCCTTGAAAGTGGGTAAGTCGCGCTCTCATATTGCGAATTTTCTTCGTTTGCTTGCATTACCGGAGGAAGTTAAGGATCATGTTTCACGTGGAACATTATCTATGGGACATGCCAGAGCGATTGTTGGGCTTAAAGATCCAGATATGGTGAAGCAACTGGCAACACAATGTATTGAGCAGCAGTGGAGTGTTCGAGAACTGGAAGAAGCTGTACAGCAGTTGGATCATAAACCTGGTGAGGCGAAGGCCAAGACCAAGGTGAGAAAAAAGGACCCTTTTATTGATCATATGGAGGAGTCCTTACGTGAACGTTTTAAAACAACTGTGAAAATCAAGCATAACAAGGATAAAGGTAAAATCGAATTGAATTATTACAGCCAGCAGGATTTGGAAAGATTACTGGAACTATTGCAGTAG
- a CDS encoding ABC transporter substrate-binding protein, protein MVQTKKWVSLLMVLTIVGVLFAGCSGGANEAQPGNTDNKTEGKEGSVQVTEGVIKASDLTQNPPGATNRKDNIVVGMTSPKGVFNPLFWQTTYDLYVVRTVFDSFLQVKADGTYENSLADKVDVSQDGLKYTFHLKPGVKYSDGTPVTVKDYAFVLKVLHDPNYDGETDILSFKIKGGKEYHDGKANNIPGIKVIDDNTVEVTVTEATAYTKDFLGEQYFMPEAYYGKGFKRGSLDSIKALNNKPLGSGQYVLKSFSPGQQVVLEANPNYFKGAPKVKSVIFKTTTEETNLSMLQTGETDIDNVTVTEDNVEELKSLGFLDVNIMPTNGYGYIAFNHKEKKFQDPKVRQALTIGLNRKEIVEGVYGPYANVINIPQSTEAWSYTDEGINKYEFDAGKAKALLDEAGWKVGADGIREKDGEKFTINFSATADNPVVDALLPIMSTNYKELGIKLNSETLDFNAIMDKKDTGKFDMFFAAWGLTPDPDTTVYLTNGAQNDVGYSNKKVDELTIAGKKELDQEKRKVIYKELYQELNKDLPAIFMYQRRDMWPVNGRVSGLEITPYKDFEFSLYNAQLAQ, encoded by the coding sequence ATGGTGCAAACGAAGAAATGGGTTTCTTTGCTTATGGTGCTTACGATCGTTGGTGTTCTGTTTGCAGGATGTAGCGGAGGTGCTAATGAAGCACAGCCGGGCAATACGGATAATAAAACAGAGGGCAAGGAAGGCAGCGTACAAGTCACGGAGGGTGTTATTAAAGCCAGTGATCTGACTCAAAATCCGCCGGGAGCTACGAACCGGAAGGATAACATTGTGGTAGGCATGACGTCACCTAAAGGGGTATTTAACCCGTTGTTCTGGCAAACGACCTACGATTTATATGTAGTCAGAACCGTATTTGATTCCTTTTTACAGGTGAAAGCGGATGGTACATACGAAAATAGCTTGGCTGACAAGGTTGATGTATCGCAGGATGGACTGAAATACACGTTCCACCTGAAGCCAGGTGTGAAGTATAGTGACGGAACGCCAGTAACGGTGAAGGATTATGCCTTTGTCCTGAAGGTACTGCATGATCCGAATTACGATGGAGAAACCGATATTCTGTCCTTCAAAATTAAAGGCGGCAAGGAATATCATGATGGCAAGGCGAATAATATTCCCGGTATTAAAGTTATTGACGATAACACGGTAGAGGTAACCGTTACAGAAGCAACGGCTTATACGAAGGATTTTCTGGGTGAGCAGTATTTCATGCCAGAAGCTTACTATGGAAAAGGATTCAAACGCGGCAGCCTAGATAGCATCAAGGCGCTTAACAATAAGCCACTCGGCTCCGGCCAGTATGTACTGAAAAGCTTTTCCCCAGGTCAACAAGTCGTACTTGAAGCAAATCCAAACTACTTCAAGGGCGCACCGAAGGTAAAATCGGTCATTTTCAAAACGACAACCGAAGAAACCAACTTGTCTATGCTGCAAACGGGTGAAACCGATATAGACAATGTTACGGTTACAGAAGATAACGTAGAAGAATTGAAGTCTCTGGGCTTCCTGGACGTGAATATTATGCCGACCAACGGCTACGGATATATTGCATTTAATCACAAAGAAAAGAAATTTCAGGACCCTAAGGTACGTCAAGCTCTGACCATCGGTTTGAACCGGAAGGAGATTGTGGAAGGGGTATACGGTCCGTATGCGAATGTCATTAACATTCCACAGTCTACAGAAGCGTGGTCTTATACGGATGAAGGTATTAACAAATATGAGTTTGATGCCGGTAAGGCAAAGGCTCTGCTGGATGAGGCTGGCTGGAAGGTTGGAGCGGACGGTATCCGTGAGAAGGATGGTGAAAAGTTTACCATTAACTTCTCAGCGACTGCGGATAATCCGGTGGTGGATGCCTTGCTGCCGATTATGTCCACCAACTACAAAGAACTGGGCATTAAGCTGAATTCTGAAACACTGGATTTTAACGCGATTATGGATAAGAAAGATACAGGCAAGTTCGATATGTTCTTTGCCGCCTGGGGATTGACACCTGATCCGGATACAACGGTTTACCTTACGAACGGCGCACAAAATGATGTCGGCTACTCCAATAAAAAGGTAGATGAGTTGACGATTGCGGGTAAGAAAGAACTGGATCAAGAGAAACGGAAAGTGATCTACAAGGAGCTATATCAAGAGCTGAACAAGGATTTGCCAGCTATCTTTATGTATCAACGTAGAGATATGTGGCCAGTCAATGGACGTGTATCCGGCTTAGAAATTACA
- a CDS encoding DUF951 domain-containing protein, with protein sequence MERKSFELGDIVQMKKPHPCGTNEMEIIRMGMDIRIKCVGCQHSVLIPRAKFEKNMKKVLRSKAPADGQNSETN encoded by the coding sequence GTGGAGCGTAAGTCGTTTGAACTGGGGGACATTGTGCAGATGAAGAAGCCCCATCCCTGCGGAACGAATGAAATGGAAATTATTCGTATGGGGATGGATATTCGGATCAAATGTGTCGGTTGCCAGCACAGTGTGCTGATTCCGCGTGCCAAGTTCGAAAAAAATATGAAGAAGGTGCTACGTTCAAAGGCCCCCGCTGACGGGCAGAATTCGGAAACGAATTGA
- a CDS encoding DUF4446 family protein, which translates to MAELNGLIMEQLAGIVAGIVLILLILLIVIIVQGAKLKKMRRKYETMMAGSGVENLETLLIDLKVQMDTIEDEQEAHRASMESLRSKLTGLKGHIGIKRYNAFGERGSDLSFSMAIVDDNQDGIVLTGIYNRDGSYVYAKPLEAGQSSYSLSPEEKEAVTLAQQAGRNGNATP; encoded by the coding sequence ATGGCTGAATTGAACGGACTAATCATGGAACAGCTTGCCGGAATCGTTGCAGGGATTGTGCTCATTTTGCTCATCCTGTTGATTGTTATCATTGTGCAGGGGGCAAAGTTGAAAAAGATGCGGCGAAAGTATGAAACCATGATGGCAGGCAGCGGTGTCGAGAATTTGGAAACGCTGCTGATTGATTTGAAGGTGCAAATGGATACGATTGAGGATGAGCAGGAAGCCCATCGTGCAAGTATGGAATCTCTACGCAGTAAACTGACTGGCCTGAAGGGACATATAGGCATCAAACGCTATAATGCCTTTGGCGAGCGAGGGAGCGATCTAAGCTTCTCCATGGCTATTGTAGATGATAATCAGGATGGTATCGTATTAACCGGCATTTATAATCGGGATGGCTCTTATGTGTATGCCAAGCCCCTGGAAGCGGGGCAGTCATCCTATTCCTTATCTCCTGAAGAGAAAGAAGCCGTTACTCTTGCGCAGCAAGCAGGACGGAACGGTAATGCCACTCCTTAA
- a CDS encoding ParA family protein, whose product MSKIIAVANQKGGVGKTTTSVNLGAGLASLGKRVLLVDIDPQGNTTSGVGINKADVANCIYDVLINEVDPIEAIVSTQIEGLDIIPATIQLAGAEIELVPTISRELRLKRSLQLVKHKYDYILIDCPPSLGILTLNSLTASDSVIIPIQCEYYALEGLSQLLNTVRLVQKHLNTSLQIEGVLLTMFDARTNLGIQVIEEVKKYFQSKVYQTIIPRNVRLSEAPSHGQSIITYDPRSRGAEVYIELAKEVASYE is encoded by the coding sequence GTGTCAAAAATAATAGCCGTAGCCAATCAAAAGGGCGGAGTGGGCAAAACAACTACTTCCGTGAATTTGGGCGCCGGACTTGCTTCCCTCGGCAAAAGGGTATTGCTCGTGGATATCGACCCGCAAGGTAATACAACCAGTGGTGTGGGTATCAATAAGGCGGATGTGGCAAATTGCATTTATGATGTACTCATTAATGAGGTTGATCCTATCGAAGCGATTGTCAGTACACAGATTGAGGGACTGGATATTATTCCGGCCACCATTCAGCTGGCAGGAGCGGAAATCGAGTTGGTACCGACCATTTCTCGCGAACTAAGATTAAAAAGATCACTCCAGCTCGTCAAGCATAAGTACGATTATATATTGATTGATTGCCCTCCGTCGTTGGGGATTTTGACACTTAATTCTTTAACAGCCTCTGATTCGGTCATTATCCCCATTCAATGTGAATATTACGCATTGGAAGGATTAAGTCAGCTACTGAATACGGTGCGATTGGTACAAAAGCACTTGAATACGTCGCTGCAAATCGAAGGCGTGTTGTTGACGATGTTTGACGCCCGCACCAATTTGGGTATTCAGGTGATTGAAGAAGTGAAAAAGTATTTTCAAAGCAAGGTTTATCAGACGATTATTCCACGCAATGTGAGACTCAGTGAAGCACCATCACATGGCCAGTCCATTATTACGTATGATCCCCGCTCCCGTGGGGCAGAGGTATATATTGAGTTGGCAAAGGAAGTGGCATCTTATGAGTAA
- the noc gene encoding nucleoid occlusion protein: MKEQFSKLFGLTERSTGDEIKQIPVRDIVSSPYQPRTIFDDEKIDELCQTIKTHGVIQPIVVRFRNGHYEIIAGERRWRAVTKLGMDTIPAIVREFNDSQAASIALIENLQREGLTAIEEAVAYQKLIDLHQLTQESLAQRLGKSQSTIANKIRLLHLPERVKGALMERKVSERHARALLSLETEELQYKVLDEVIAKELNVKQTEARVAFYKQVSTIKKSKRISFTKDVRLALNTIRQSIDMVSGSGLDIKTKESDHEDHYEIVIQIPKRK; this comes from the coding sequence ATGAAAGAACAATTTTCCAAGCTATTTGGTTTGACGGAGCGATCCACTGGGGACGAAATAAAACAAATTCCAGTTCGGGATATTGTCAGCAGTCCTTATCAGCCCCGTACCATATTTGACGACGAGAAGATTGATGAGCTATGCCAGACCATTAAGACGCATGGTGTAATTCAGCCGATTGTCGTTCGTTTCCGTAATGGACATTACGAAATTATAGCAGGGGAACGTCGATGGAGAGCTGTTACCAAGTTGGGGATGGATACCATTCCAGCCATTGTTCGTGAGTTTAATGATTCACAAGCTGCATCCATCGCGTTGATTGAGAATCTCCAACGGGAAGGGCTAACAGCGATTGAAGAGGCTGTAGCTTACCAGAAGCTGATTGACCTGCATCAGCTCACCCAGGAAAGTCTCGCTCAGCGACTTGGCAAAAGCCAATCCACTATTGCTAATAAGATACGACTGCTTCACCTGCCAGAGAGAGTGAAAGGTGCTCTAATGGAACGGAAAGTGTCCGAGCGTCATGCCCGTGCGTTATTGTCATTAGAGACTGAAGAGCTACAGTATAAGGTTTTGGATGAAGTCATCGCCAAGGAACTCAATGTGAAACAGACAGAGGCGAGAGTCGCCTTTTATAAACAAGTGTCCACGATTAAGAAATCCAAGCGGATTTCCTTTACTAAGGATGTCCGGCTTGCGCTGAATACGATTCGTCAATCCATTGATATGGTGTCTGGCTCAGGCTTGGATATCAAGACCAAGGAATCCGATCATGAGGATCACTATGAGATTGTCATTCAAATCCCCAAACGTAAGTAA
- the rpsF gene encoding 30S ribosomal protein S6, translated as MRKYEVMYIIRPDIEQEAVQAAVDKFQGIISNGGGEITSHDVTKRRLAYEIKKFRDGSFVLVNFTAEPAVVAELERIMKISDEVIRYLITNDVA; from the coding sequence ATGCGCAAATATGAAGTGATGTACATTATTCGTCCTGACATTGAACAAGAAGCTGTTCAAGCGGCAGTCGATAAATTCCAAGGTATCATCTCCAACGGCGGTGGCGAAATTACAAGTCACGATGTAACTAAACGCCGTCTTGCGTATGAGATTAAGAAATTCCGTGATGGTTCTTTCGTTCTGGTAAACTTCACAGCAGAACCTGCTGTTGTTGCTGAACTTGAGCGTATCATGAAAATTTCTGACGAAGTAATTCGTTATCTCATTACGAACGACGTAGCTTAA
- a CDS encoding mechanosensitive ion channel family protein, with amino-acid sequence MTLIRWLENNTGTTAVVKDAMHWKDVIWEWLSDSAMWSTLLFVVLKIGIIFIITRIFIRVINKIIDKSMQQKGENSRFQLNTRRLTTVRELLKNVTNIVFNFILIMLVLSQMGINLGPLIAGAGVLGLAVGFGAQSLVKDVITGFFIIFEDQFAVGDVIQTGTFKGTVEVIGLRTTRLVSWKGEVYILPNGSITTVTNFSMSNSLAVVDVPMKAERTLEEAVDLVKQAIRGIEESNVQVLNIPDVLGVQSMTTSEYIVRVVAECLPNTGAAVERDIQNNIKKALEDEEHRQTALETAVALEKEDEQERKGGEKGGA; translated from the coding sequence ATGACCTTAATACGTTGGTTGGAGAACAATACAGGGACGACTGCTGTTGTGAAGGATGCGATGCACTGGAAGGATGTTATATGGGAATGGCTTTCAGATAGTGCGATGTGGTCGACTTTGTTGTTTGTGGTTTTGAAGATCGGTATTATTTTCATCATCACACGGATCTTTATTCGCGTTATTAATAAAATTATAGATAAGTCGATGCAGCAAAAGGGAGAGAACAGCAGGTTCCAATTGAATACCAGGCGTCTAACAACCGTTCGAGAACTGCTAAAAAATGTAACAAATATCGTATTCAATTTCATTCTGATTATGCTGGTATTGTCTCAAATGGGCATTAATCTTGGGCCTCTGATTGCTGGAGCTGGAGTGCTTGGGTTGGCCGTTGGTTTTGGGGCGCAGAGCTTGGTTAAGGATGTAATCACCGGGTTCTTTATCATTTTCGAGGATCAGTTTGCCGTAGGAGACGTTATTCAGACGGGAACCTTCAAAGGTACAGTAGAGGTGATTGGGCTGCGTACAACCAGGCTGGTGAGCTGGAAAGGGGAGGTCTACATTTTACCCAACGGCTCCATTACGACGGTTACGAACTTTTCCATGTCCAACTCGTTGGCGGTGGTGGATGTACCGATGAAGGCAGAACGTACTCTGGAGGAAGCTGTTGATTTGGTAAAACAAGCGATCCGGGGGATTGAAGAGTCCAATGTGCAGGTGCTGAATATACCGGATGTTCTGGGGGTTCAGTCCATGACGACATCAGAGTATATTGTGCGTGTTGTGGCGGAGTGTTTGCCGAATACAGGGGCTGCGGTAGAACGTGATATTCAGAATAACATCAAGAAGGCCCTAGAGGATGAGGAACATCGTCAGACCGCGCTGGAGACGGCGGTAGCCCTCGAGAAGGAAGACGAGCAAGAAAGAAAAGGGGGAGAGAAGGGTGGAGCGTAA
- a CDS encoding YjzC family protein — protein MGEKTEFEPGDKVPNDGVYMEVGEKSFHTEIQSPQQVTLEKGESFPETTNHNRKWKKKTKARVH, from the coding sequence ATGGGTGAAAAAACCGAATTTGAACCAGGTGACAAAGTGCCAAATGACGGCGTATATATGGAAGTCGGAGAAAAAAGCTTTCACACCGAAATTCAAAGCCCGCAGCAAGTGACACTGGAAAAAGGCGAATCTTTTCCGGAGACGACCAACCATAATCGCAAATGGAAGAAAAAAACGAAAGCCCGCGTTCATTAA
- the yyaC gene encoding spore protease YyaC: MTHPSDFIPGQEPLSLKISHTDPGIQSAIIHRLLFHLHQAPSLQNIVIICIGTDRSTGDCLGPLVGTQLSHYKSPLFHLYGTLEEPVHAMNLQTTLDGIHTRYDQPYIIGIDACLGQTSSVGCIQVADGPLKPGAGVNKELPPVGDIHLTGIVNVGGFMEYFVLQNTRLNLVMKLSDIIAGSLYSAIKEWHYRSVLLAAQE, encoded by the coding sequence ATGACTCATCCATCTGACTTCATTCCGGGGCAAGAACCCCTTAGCTTAAAAATATCACACACCGACCCCGGGATCCAATCAGCCATCATCCATCGTTTGCTGTTCCATTTGCACCAGGCGCCCAGTCTGCAAAATATTGTTATTATTTGCATCGGCACCGACCGTTCTACTGGAGATTGTCTCGGCCCGCTCGTAGGTACCCAGTTGTCACATTATAAAAGCCCGCTCTTTCACCTTTACGGAACATTGGAGGAGCCTGTACATGCTATGAATCTACAAACAACACTGGACGGCATACACACCCGGTACGACCAGCCCTATATCATCGGCATAGACGCATGTCTTGGACAAACCTCCAGCGTCGGATGCATTCAGGTTGCGGACGGGCCTTTGAAGCCTGGAGCGGGGGTAAATAAAGAATTACCGCCGGTCGGCGATATCCATTTGACAGGAATCGTTAACGTCGGCGGCTTTATGGAATACTTTGTGTTGCAAAATACAAGACTAAATCTGGTAATGAAATTATCAGATATCATTGCTGGCAGCTTATACTCCGCGATTAAGGAGTGGCATTACCGTTCCGTCCTGCTTGCTGCGCAAGAGTAA